The Verrucomicrobiota bacterium nucleotide sequence CGCGGCGCTGAGCAGAGCAGGATTCTTCCGCCAGTCACGCTCCTTGCATGCGGCGTCGGCGTCGCGCGCGCCGGCAATCAGCTTGTCAACGTTGACGCCGACGACGGCGAGTGGTAGCAGCCCTACGGCGCTGAGCACGCTGAACCGGCCGCCGACGCCCGGCGGCACCTCGAATGCCTCGTGGCGTTCCTCCTCGGGCATTGTATTGAGCATCTTGCGCAGCAGACCTTGCGTCGGGTCGGTCGTGACCACCAAGTTCCGCGTGTGCTTCGGGCCGAGCGCCTTCAGCAGAGCAGCGCGGAAATGGACGAACTGCGCCATCGTCTCGCTCGTCGAACCCGACTTGGTGACAACGTTGAACACCGTCCGCTTAAGGTTGACGGTCTCGCCGAAGGCGGCGAGCCAGTCGGGGTCCACGTTGTCGAGCACGAACAGCCGTGGCCGGCCTGCACGCTCCTGTCTGCCCAGAAGGTTCCAGAACGGGTGCCGCAGCGCCGAGTGCACGGCCGTCGTCCCAAGCGCCGAACCGCCGATGCCGAGCACGACAAAGTTGTCGCACCGCTCGGTGATCGCTCTGGCTGCCCGTTTGATCCGCTTGACTGTCTCCGTGTCGTACGGCAGCCGGAAGAACGCCACGTCCGTGCCGGCTCGGAGTCTGGCGACGGCGTCGAACGCCGCCTGTGCCTTGGGCTGGATCGCGTCGAGATCCTCGCGGGTCAGGCCGTGTTCGGGCCCGATGGTGTCGGCGCGCATCGCGTCGGTATTGATGGTCAGCTTCATAGCACCTGGAGGATAAACTCCCCTCCCTCGTCGATATTGATGGTTTGGCGGGTGTTGCCGCGGTCGACGGCGATCCCGAGGAACCCCGAACTGCACACGAGCACGATCAGATCGCCCAGCCGTCCCTCAGCGTACGAGCCGGGCAACCCGCTATCGCGGCCGGGGCCGGTCAGCAGGGCGCTGACACCCATACCTTCCTCCACGCCAGCATTGTACCCAAGTCGTCTCCTCCAGGCAACAACGGCGTCGCGCACCCGGCGCACGCCCTCCGGCGTACGCACTTTCTCTTTGCCTTCGCAACTGCGCGCACGCATAATGCGGCCCACGGAGCAGTGGGGACAACACGGGTCTCGGGCAGGAGTCGCGCCGCATGTCTGAGTCGGCACCACACGACACGTTGAGCATCATCCTCGGCGGCGGGAAGGGCGAACGGCTTTATCCGCTGACGAAGCTTCGTTCCAAGCCCGCGGTGCCGCTGGGCGGCAAGTACCGCCTTGTCGACGTGCCGGTGAGCAACTGCATCAATTCCGGCCTGAACCAGATCTTCGTGCTGACCCAGTTCAACTCGGCCTCGCTCAACCGCCACCTCATCAACGCGTTCCGCTTCGACCACTTCTCCGACGGGTTTGTCGAGGCGATGGCCGCCGAGCTCACGCCCGGCAGCGCCGAGTGGTTCAAGGGCACGGCGGACGCCGTGCGCCAGTGCATGCGCCACTTCGCGCGGTACAGCCCGCGCTACTACCTCATCCTGTCGGGCGATCAGCTCTACCGGATGGACTACCGGCACCTGATCAAACAGCACTGCGAGACGAAGGCCGACATCACGGTGTCCACCGTCAGCGTGCCCCGGGGCAGCGTCGATGGCTTCGGCGTGCTCAAGCTCAACTCGCGGAAGCGCGTCGTCGGCTTTGCCGAGAAGCCGGCGGACCCCGCGATGGTCGAGGCCTTCCGGCACGAACCAGCCGCGATGCACGATATTGGATTCGATGCCTCGCGCACGCGCCAGTGGATCGCCAGCATGGGCATTTACGTCTTTAAGGCGGCGATCCTGGAGAAGATCCTCAAGGACGAGGCTAACATCGACTTCGGCAAGGACATCTTGTCCGAAGCGTATAAGTACTGCCGGGTCTATGCCTACCCGTTCAAGGGCTACTGGCGCGACATTGGAACGATCAAGGCCTTCTACGACGCCAACA carries:
- a CDS encoding glucose-6-phosphate isomerase — protein: MKLTINTDAMRADTIGPEHGLTREDLDAIQPKAQAAFDAVARLRAGTDVAFFRLPYDTETVKRIKRAARAITERCDNFVVLGIGGSALGTTAVHSALRHPFWNLLGRQERAGRPRLFVLDNVDPDWLAAFGETVNLKRTVFNVVTKSGSTSETMAQFVHFRAALLKALGPKHTRNLVVTTDPTQGLLRKMLNTMPEEERHEAFEVPPGVGGRFSVLSAVGLLPLAVVGVNVDKLIAGARDADAACKERDWRKNPALLSAALLYLAHTRKGKGLTVMMPYSQRLRDVADWFRQLWAESLGKRVNRAGDVVHVGLTPIKALGVTDQHSQVQLYAEGPFDKVIVFVRVEQFDKKLSIPSKNLPVEGLEYLGGHTFNELIDVEQRATQAALTKAGRPSMTISLPKVTAETVGELLHLLQMQTAYAGALYGIDAFDQPGVEEGKQFTYGLMGRTGFEQKAEEYRRIAERGGAGE
- a CDS encoding glucose-1-phosphate adenylyltransferase, producing the protein MSESAPHDTLSIILGGGKGERLYPLTKLRSKPAVPLGGKYRLVDVPVSNCINSGLNQIFVLTQFNSASLNRHLINAFRFDHFSDGFVEAMAAELTPGSAEWFKGTADAVRQCMRHFARYSPRYYLILSGDQLYRMDYRHLIKQHCETKADITVSTVSVPRGSVDGFGVLKLNSRKRVVGFAEKPADPAMVEAFRHEPAAMHDIGFDASRTRQWIASMGIYVFKAAILEKILKDEANIDFGKDILSEAYKYCRVYAYPFKGYWRDIGTIKAFYDANIDLTGDRAPFDFYSPTAPIYTHPRFLPASKLRDCSISYAVVSEGVIANGANFWRSIIGVRSIVHEGSVLSRTVMMGADYYDERRVHSKPHLGVGKNCRIERAIIDKNARIGDNVRIVNDKNLRRHDGDGYCIRDGIVVIEKDAIIPPGTVI